A DNA window from Brenneria izadpanahii contains the following coding sequences:
- a CDS encoding GNAT family N-acetyltransferase: MKIVSLNVATLPVYRGELANLLIDAVAKGASVGYQAPLSHEEAESYFHSLRPSLAKGERILWIARDIEGVIGSVQLELCQKTNGQNRAEIQKLLVHSRARRMGIGRQLMQTLEKAALQQQRGLLYLDTQAGSPAEMFYRSLGYRYLGELPDYASTPDGYYHPTAIYYKRLFAVNHVGRAIAS; the protein is encoded by the coding sequence ATGAAAATCGTATCCCTCAATGTCGCCACCTTGCCAGTCTACCGTGGCGAGCTTGCGAATCTATTAATAGATGCGGTAGCTAAAGGCGCCTCGGTCGGGTATCAAGCGCCGTTATCACATGAAGAAGCGGAAAGCTATTTCCACAGCCTGCGTCCATCATTAGCAAAGGGAGAGCGTATTCTGTGGATTGCCCGCGACATCGAGGGTGTCATCGGCAGCGTGCAATTGGAGCTTTGTCAAAAAACAAACGGGCAGAACAGAGCCGAAATTCAAAAACTACTGGTGCATAGCCGGGCGAGAAGAATGGGAATCGGCAGGCAATTAATGCAAACGTTGGAAAAGGCCGCGTTGCAACAACAGCGTGGGTTACTTTATTTGGATACTCAGGCTGGTTCGCCCGCGGAAATGTTTTACCGTTCATTGGGATACAGGTACTTAGGCGAACTTCCTGATTATGCCAGCACGCCAGATGGTTATTACCATCCCACCGCGATTTATTATAAACGCCTCTTCGCGGTGAATCATGTAGGGCGAGCCATTGCCAGCTAA
- the birA gene encoding bifunctional biotin--[acetyl-CoA-carboxylase] ligase/biotin operon repressor BirA, which produces MRDIKVPLKLINILSDGGFYSGEVLGEMLGMSRAAINKHIQTLREWGIDIFTVTGKGYCLPAPMQLLDEEKILSALPEGGVTVLPVVDSTNQYILERFNSLSSGDACIAEYQYSGRGRRGRQWFSPFGANLYLSLYWRLEQGPAAAIGVSLVIGIIMSEVLHKLGAEGVRVKWPNDLYLNDRKLAGILVELTGKTGDAAHLVIGAGVNLRMRDPTDNVINQGWINLQEAGISVDRNILAATLISELRHALAMFEQQGLSPFISRWEQLDNYFNRPVKLIIGNREIHGIDRGIDQQGALLLESDGEITPYIGGEISLRGL; this is translated from the coding sequence ATGAGGGATATTAAGGTTCCTCTTAAACTAATTAATATTCTGTCCGACGGTGGCTTTTATTCAGGGGAAGTTCTGGGTGAAATGTTGGGAATGAGTCGGGCGGCGATTAATAAACATATCCAGACGCTTCGAGAGTGGGGGATTGATATTTTTACCGTCACCGGAAAGGGGTATTGCTTGCCTGCGCCGATGCAGTTGCTGGATGAGGAAAAGATCCTTAGTGCGCTACCGGAAGGTGGGGTCACTGTTTTACCGGTAGTTGATTCAACTAACCAGTACATTCTAGAGCGGTTTAATTCTCTGTCCTCCGGTGATGCCTGTATTGCTGAATATCAATACTCAGGGCGCGGACGCCGCGGTCGTCAGTGGTTTTCTCCTTTTGGCGCTAACCTTTATTTATCATTATATTGGCGTCTGGAACAAGGCCCGGCAGCCGCTATTGGCGTAAGCCTGGTTATTGGGATAATCATGTCCGAGGTGTTGCATAAGCTTGGTGCCGAGGGGGTTCGTGTAAAATGGCCTAACGATCTGTATCTGAACGATCGCAAGCTGGCTGGAATTCTGGTTGAACTGACGGGAAAAACGGGCGATGCGGCGCACTTGGTGATTGGTGCCGGTGTTAATTTACGGATGCGAGATCCGACAGATAATGTGATTAATCAAGGATGGATAAACCTTCAGGAAGCTGGGATCTCGGTCGATCGTAATATCCTGGCCGCTACGCTGATTTCAGAACTCAGACATGCGCTGGCTATGTTTGAACAACAAGGACTGTCTCCATTTATTTCCCGCTGGGAACAGCTGGACAACTATTTCAATCGCCCTGTTAAGTTGATTATCGGTAATAGAGAGATACATGGAATTGATCGGGGTATCGATCAACAAGGCGCATTATTGTTGGAAAGCGATGGTGAAATCACACCGTATATTGGCGGGGAGATCTCGTTAAGAGGATTGTAG
- the murB gene encoding UDP-N-acetylmuramate dehydrogenase — MTNSVISLKPYHTFALPVFASQVTIADTQEQLIDGWRTACLSQTPVLLLGEGSNVLFLEDFSGTILLNRIKGIDVKEDTDGWRLHVGSGENWHYLVQHTLALGIAGLENLALIPGCVGSAPIQNIGAYGVELKDVCEYVDLLDLTHGTIKRLTASECQFGYRESIFKHQYRDGFAIVAVGLFLNKNWRPLLGYGDLNKLDPATATPRQIFDMVCHMRGSKLPDPAVTGNAGSFFKNPVIMADNAADILKTYPNAPHYSQPDGQVKLAAGWLIDQCHLKGFQVGGAAVHSQQALVLINQGNATSLDVVNLARHIRNQVAERFSIWLEPEVRFIAARGEVNAVEVLS, encoded by the coding sequence ATGACGAATAGTGTCATATCGCTAAAACCGTATCATACCTTCGCATTACCTGTTTTCGCGTCGCAAGTCACAATCGCGGATACACAAGAGCAATTAATTGACGGGTGGCGAACGGCCTGCTTATCACAGACCCCTGTTCTCCTATTAGGGGAAGGGAGTAATGTGCTTTTCCTTGAAGATTTTTCGGGAACAATTCTGCTCAACCGTATTAAAGGTATCGATGTTAAAGAAGATACTGATGGGTGGCGCCTGCACGTCGGTTCGGGCGAAAATTGGCACTATCTGGTGCAGCATACGCTCGCGTTGGGGATAGCGGGCTTAGAGAATCTGGCTTTAATTCCAGGATGCGTTGGTTCCGCGCCTATTCAGAATATTGGCGCTTATGGCGTAGAGTTAAAAGACGTATGTGAGTATGTGGATTTACTGGATTTGACTCACGGCACGATAAAACGCCTCACCGCTTCCGAATGTCAATTTGGTTATCGGGAAAGTATATTTAAACATCAATACCGGGACGGATTCGCCATCGTTGCCGTCGGTTTATTTTTGAATAAAAACTGGCGCCCCCTGTTAGGTTATGGTGATTTGAACAAACTGGATCCGGCAACGGCAACACCTCGGCAAATATTCGATATGGTCTGTCATATGCGGGGCAGTAAGCTGCCTGATCCCGCGGTGACTGGAAATGCGGGAAGCTTCTTTAAAAATCCTGTTATTATGGCTGATAATGCCGCCGATATTCTGAAGACATATCCTAATGCCCCCCATTACTCGCAGCCTGACGGTCAGGTTAAGCTGGCTGCGGGATGGTTGATAGACCAGTGCCATCTGAAGGGGTTTCAGGTTGGGGGGGCCGCAGTACATAGCCAGCAGGCGTTAGTGTTGATTAATCAAGGTAATGCAACGAGTCTTGATGTTGTTAATCTAGCTCGTCATATCCGCAATCAGGTTGCTGAACGATTTAGCATTTGGCTGGAGCCAGAAGTTCGTTTTATTGCCGCTCGGGGAGAGGTCAATGCTGTTGAGGTATTATCATGA
- the tuf gene encoding elongation factor Tu, with the protein MSKEKFERTKPHVNVGTIGHVDHGKTTLTAAITTVLAKTYGGAARAFDQIDNAPEEKARGITINTSHVEYDTPTRHYAHVDCPGHADYVKNMITGAAQMDGAILVVAATDGPMPQTREHILLGRQVGVPYIIVFLNKCDMVDDEELLELVEMEVRELLSQYEFPGDDTPVIRGSALKALEGDAEWEAKIIELANALDTYIPEPERAIDKPFLLPIEDVFSISGRGTVVTGRVERGIIKVGDEVEIVGIKDTTKTTCTGVEMFRKLLDEGRAGENVGVLLRGTKRDDVERGQVLAKPGSIKPHTQFESEVYILSKDEGGRHTPFFKGYRPQFYFRTTDVTGTIELPEGVEMVMPGDNVKMVVTLIAPIAMDDGLRFAIREGGRTVGAGVVAKVIA; encoded by the coding sequence ATGTCTAAAGAAAAATTTGAACGTACAAAACCGCACGTTAACGTCGGTACTATCGGCCACGTTGACCATGGTAAAACAACGCTGACTGCAGCGATCACTACCGTGCTGGCTAAAACCTACGGCGGTGCCGCTCGTGCATTCGATCAGATCGATAACGCGCCGGAAGAAAAAGCCCGTGGTATCACCATCAACACGTCTCACGTTGAATACGATACCCCGACTCGCCACTACGCGCACGTTGACTGCCCGGGACACGCCGACTATGTGAAAAACATGATCACCGGCGCTGCGCAGATGGACGGCGCTATCCTGGTTGTTGCCGCGACCGACGGCCCGATGCCGCAGACTCGTGAGCACATCCTGCTGGGTCGTCAGGTTGGCGTTCCTTACATCATCGTGTTCCTGAACAAATGTGACATGGTTGATGATGAAGAACTGCTGGAACTGGTTGAGATGGAAGTGCGTGAACTGCTGTCTCAGTATGAATTCCCGGGCGACGACACGCCGGTTATCCGCGGTTCTGCGCTGAAAGCGCTGGAAGGCGACGCCGAGTGGGAAGCGAAAATCATCGAACTGGCTAACGCCCTGGATACTTATATCCCGGAACCGGAACGTGCCATCGACAAGCCGTTCCTGCTGCCGATCGAAGACGTATTCTCCATCTCCGGTCGTGGTACGGTTGTTACCGGTCGTGTAGAACGCGGTATCATCAAAGTTGGCGACGAAGTTGAAATCGTCGGCATCAAAGACACCACGAAAACCACTTGTACCGGCGTGGAAATGTTCCGCAAACTGCTGGACGAAGGCCGTGCGGGCGAGAACGTGGGCGTTCTGCTGCGTGGTACCAAACGTGATGACGTTGAGCGTGGTCAGGTACTGGCTAAACCAGGTTCAATCAAGCCGCATACGCAGTTTGAATCTGAAGTGTATATCCTGAGCAAAGATGAAGGCGGCCGTCATACTCCGTTCTTCAAAGGCTACCGTCCGCAGTTCTACTTCCGTACAACTGACGTAACGGGCACCATCGAACTGCCGGAAGGCGTGGAAATGGTAATGCCGGGCGATAACGTGAAGATGGTTGTTACTCTGATTGCGCCAATCGCAATGGATGACGGTCTGCGTTTCGCTATCCGTGAAGGCGGTCGTACCGTTGGCGCGGGCGTTGTTGCTAAAGTTATCGCTTAA
- the coaA gene encoding type I pantothenate kinase: MRNREQPLATPYLQFDRRQWAALRDSVPLTLTEEEIVKLKGINEDLSLDEVAEIYLPLSRLLNFYISSNLRRQAVLEQFLGTDGQKIPYIIGIAGSVAVGKSTTARVLQALLSRWPEHRSVELITTDGFLHPNKVLKDRNLMKKKGFPQSYDMHSLVKFVSDIKSGAPKVMAPTYSHLIYDIVPDHHKIIQQPDILILEGLNVLQSGMDYPHDPHRVFVSDFVDFSIYVDAPEDLLKSWYINRFLKFRQGAFSDPSSYFHNYAKLSEQEAIDIASQLWQEINGLNLKQNILPTRERASLIMTKSANHAVERVRLRK, from the coding sequence ATGAGAAATAGAGAGCAACCTTTGGCTACACCATATCTGCAATTTGATCGCCGTCAATGGGCCGCTTTGCGCGATTCTGTTCCATTAACGCTGACAGAAGAAGAAATAGTTAAACTTAAAGGGATTAACGAAGATCTATCCTTGGATGAAGTCGCTGAAATCTATCTGCCTTTATCCCGACTGCTTAACTTCTACATTAGCTCAAACCTGCGACGTCAGGCGGTTTTGGAGCAGTTTTTGGGAACGGATGGCCAAAAGATCCCTTATATCATCGGTATTGCCGGCAGCGTAGCCGTGGGTAAAAGCACCACCGCTCGCGTTTTGCAAGCGCTACTCAGCCGCTGGCCGGAACACCGCAGCGTAGAGTTGATCACAACGGACGGCTTTCTGCATCCGAATAAGGTATTAAAAGATCGCAATCTGATGAAGAAAAAAGGCTTTCCGCAGTCTTATGACATGCATAGCCTGGTAAAATTCGTTTCCGATATTAAATCAGGCGCGCCTAAAGTCATGGCGCCAACCTATTCTCATCTTATTTATGACATTGTTCCCGACCATCACAAAATAATACAACAGCCAGATATTTTAATACTGGAAGGTTTGAATGTATTACAAAGCGGCATGGATTACCCCCACGATCCGCATAGGGTTTTTGTCTCTGACTTTGTTGATTTTTCAATTTATGTTGATGCGCCCGAAGACTTATTAAAAAGCTGGTATATCAATAGGTTCCTAAAGTTCAGACAGGGCGCGTTTTCAGATCCCAGCTCATATTTTCATAACTACGCAAAGCTATCCGAGCAAGAGGCGATCGATATTGCATCTCAACTTTGGCAAGAAATAAATGGACTTAATTTAAAACAGAATATTCTACCGACTCGCGAGCGAGCCAGCCTTATTATGACAAAAAGCGCTAATCATGCCGTGGAACGCGTCCGTTTAAGAAAATAA
- the secE gene encoding preprotein translocase subunit SecE — MSANTEAQGTGRGLEVIKWLVVAVLLIVAIVGNDYYRDFSLPLRALAVVILIAAAGGVALLTTKGKATVTFAREARTEVRKVIWPTRQEALHTTLIVAAVTAVMSLILWGLDGILVRLVSFITGLRF, encoded by the coding sequence ATGAGTGCGAATACCGAAGCTCAGGGGACCGGGCGTGGCCTGGAAGTGATTAAATGGCTGGTAGTGGCTGTATTGCTGATAGTTGCGATTGTCGGCAACGATTACTACCGCGACTTTAGTCTGCCGCTGCGCGCATTAGCTGTTGTGATCCTGATTGCTGCCGCCGGTGGCGTGGCATTGCTGACCACAAAAGGTAAAGCAACAGTAACGTTTGCCCGTGAAGCTCGTACCGAAGTACGTAAAGTGATTTGGCCGACTCGCCAGGAAGCGTTACACACCACGTTAATCGTTGCCGCGGTTACTGCCGTGATGTCACTGATTTTGTGGGGGCTGGATGGTATTCTGGTCCGATTGGTATCGTTTATCACTGGCCTGAGGTTCTAA